The Bernardetia sp. ABR2-2B DNA window CAAACAAAAAAATACAAGAAGTATTAGAGCAGAAAGAAAATCAACAAAAACAAGAATCTGAAATCCATTCTGACCAAGCTAAATCGGCAGATGAAATTTTAGAGGAAGAAATACAGATTGGTCTGCACGAACATAAACGCCCTCCGATAAGATTATTTTTTTCAGCATTTTCAGCTGGTTTGGAAGTGGGTTTCAGTGTTTTCTTATTAGGAATTTTCCATCATTTATTTGCTGGTTCTGTTTCAGAATCTACATTGACCATTATTTTAGCTCTTGGCTATACAATAGGTTTTATTTTCATTGTGATTGGTCGTTCAGAGCTTTTTACCGAACATACGACGTTAGCTACATTACCTGTTTTAAACAAATTGGCTTCTGTCAAAAGTTTGGGTAAAGTATGGGGAGTTGTGTATGCTGGGAATATTTTAGGAGGTTATTTATTTGCCTTGATGCTTATGTATATGGTGCAAGGAATGAATCTGATGGACATGAAAGATATGGAAGAAATAGCTCTCAAACTGACCAAACCTTCTTCTATACATATTTTTGTGAGTGCTATTATTGCTGGTTGGCTCATGGGACTTTTATCTTGGCTCGTTACGGCATCAAAAGAAACAATTAGTCGTATTTTTATTGTAACTCTAATCACTGCTGTTATCGGTATTGCCCACCTACATCATTCTATAGTGGGTTCTATTGAAGTTTTTGCAGGTTTTTTATTGAGTGATAAAATATCTTTTATGGACTATTTGAGAGTGCAGGGAATTTCTACTCTAGGAAATGCTATTGGGGGAGTTGTTTTTGTTGCCGTTTTGAAGTATGCTCATGTTAGACCCAACGAAAAAAATGAAGATAGATTTTCTTATTTTAATTAGAGTTATTAAGTTTTTCCATAACTAAAATTATGGGTGTAGCTGAACTTTGATTTTATAATAAAGAAGCCGTTTTCCCTTATTTTTAATCAATAAAAGTAAAACCATTTCCTTTACTCTATGCAGAATAAAAGAAATGGTTTTGTTTAAGTAAAATATGATTTTGTTTCACTCTAAATATTTTTTTTCAAAAGAAAAATAGTATTTTATTTAGATTACAATTTGATTAATTTATGCTTTTGCACCTTTTAAGCCATCAGTATTCTGAACAGCCATACTATATACTACCAAACCAAATCCAATTTTGTTGATGGCATCGGCAATATTATAAAGTAAATCTACATTAGAAGATTCCCAACCAAACCACACATTAAAAGGACCACCAGGCATACACATATAACCGATTGGATAAATAGCCCAACCTACCAATACAAACCAAGCTAGATAACGAACACCTTTAATAACTGCTGGGTCGCCTGATTTATCAGCCAATTGTTTAACTTCTCCAGCCCAAGCTGTATAAAGAATATATACATATCCCAATGTAGAAATTGTACCCCAAAGCACAGAATGAAACATTGTTCCGTCTGTGAAAGCTTCACCTATATAACCAGTAACGAGCATAAAAGCAGAAGCAGCAATTAGTTTCCAAAGCAAAGAAAGTTTTGCACCAGCAGCCTTAGTTAATAAATAAAACTCTACACACATAAGAGGAACAGTAAGTGTCCAGTCTATATAACGGAGAGCTGTTGGGTTTTCTCCTGTAATAGCATAGTAATCTCTCATATAATAATAGTGAACGGCTGCAATTCCTGTAATTAATCCAGAAACAAGTAACGAAGTTTTCCATTTGTCAGACACTCTACTTCTCTCAAAAAAGAAAAATATAGAAGCTGCAAACATTGCCATATAACCTGTAAAAAAAGTAAAGGCGACAGGATCATCTTTTTGTATTTTGATGATATCAGCTAAGAGCATTAAAAAATCCATAATAATGGTGGTTTAGTTTAAAAAATATTTTGTTTAATCTTTATATTTAATTCCTAAACAGAGCTGTTCGTGATTTTGTTTGATTTTTTAGTGAAAAATCAAAAAACAATTTACGTTATGAATTCTAGTAATGTCTCCAAACTCTCAACAACTTTCTCCTCCAACATCCATTGCCAAGTATTTTCATTCTGCTTTTTCACTTTGATAATCAAATTATTTTCAATATTATTATTATTAAAATTTTCATTAAAAACTTCTGCGTAAACACCTCGTTTTTCTAGTGCTAGTTTTGTCCAATATGTTCCTATGGCATCGCCTTCAATGAAATAAGTAATTTTGTGTTCTTTATTCTGAATCTTAAAATTTCCCTTTTCTCTATCAAAATAAAGAGGAGGACGAATAAAAGCATTTGATAGTTCTCCATTCAAAACTAATTCTTCTGCCAAACCTACAAGTAGTTTTCGGTTTTGTAATTTTCCTTTTCGATTTAATTTATTCGTATCAGAATTAGATGAAGAAATAAGCCACAAAGTATGGGCAATCTGTAAAATAAGGTCTAATTCGTGTGTTGAGACTAAAATTGCTTTATTAAATTCTGTTGCAATCTGTGATAAAAGAAGCATTATTTCACTTCGGTTTACCAAATCTAAATGTGCTGTTGGCTCATCTAAAAGCAAAATATCGCCTTCTTGTGCCAATGCTCGTCCAATCATAGTTTTTTGCCTAAGTCCATCACTCAACTCTCCTATCGGAATATCTGCATAATCATTCATCGAAACAGCTTCTAAAGCCCAATCAATCTTTTTTTGGTCTTCTTTATCAAGATTTCCACTCCACGAAGTATGAGGATAACGCCCTAAAGCAATCAATTCTTTTACAGTTAGCCGAGTAGTAGCTGCTTGTTCTGTCAGAACGAGACTTATTTTTTTAGCAATTTCTTTTTTAGATAGTTTTTGAATTGACTTCTCAACTGTTTTTTCTGAATTATTATAATTTTCAAAGCTCAGAGAAACAGTTCCCAAAATTGGCTTCTGAACTCCTGCAATCGTTCGTAAAAGTGTTGATTTTCCTGCACCATTTATTCCCAATAAAGCCGTTAGTTTTCCTTTTTCTAAGTGAAGATTAAGATTTTCTAAAATTATTTTGGAAGGATAGCCAATGGTTAGGTTTTGAGTTTTGAGCATTTATTTTATATCCTATTTTTATTATTTATTTAAGCTGCGTAGCTGCAAAATATTTGTAGAAATATAACAAAACGAAACTTAAAGCTGCGTAGCTGCGAAATATTGAAATTCTTATTTGATATTAAAATCATTTGTCTTCAACCCATTCAAATAAATATTTCTCCTCATAATCAATCTCAAACTTCTTTAATAATAAAATATATTCTTCTCTAAAAGTTCTTTTTCTATGATGTTTAGGCTGATTTAGAATATAATTTACAACATTATCCAAAGCAGATTTCGAATAAGTAAATGCTCCATAACCTCTTTGCCATTCAAATTTTGTTTTTACAAACTTCTTCTCTTTTATAAATTTATTAGACGATGTTTTTATTTCACTTACTAAATCTGAAATAGTCAAATTAGGATTTAATCCAATAAGCAAATGTAAATGGTCAGGCATACAATAAATTGCCAAAGGCTTATGTCCTACTTGTTTCACAATCCCTGTAATGTACATTTGCAATTCATCTCTAAATGATTCTTTTATCAAACTATTTCTTCCCTTTACAGCAAAAACAAGCTGAACATAAAGTTGTGTATAAGCATTTGGCATAATTATTTTTTTTAAAATCAAAATAAAATTTAATCTACAAATATTACGCAGCTACGCAGCTTGATGGAACTAATAATTTACAATTTATCATTCTTTTCATCTTCCTTCACATCTTGCATATACGGAACTGGCACAGACTCTCCTGTGGGAATAATATTTCTATGTTTTTGAGTTCCTTTACGAACACGCATATTTATAACTTCTACAATACAAGCAAATGCCATCGCTACATAAACATACGATTTTTCGACATGAACATCTAAGGATTCCAAAACTAAAAGAAAACCAATCAGAATCAAGAAAGAAAGCGCAAGCATCTTGAAAGTAGGATTATTATTTATAAAATCGCTAATCTTTCCAGCAAAAATCATCATTACAATCATAGAAATAATAACAGCGACAATCATAACCGAAACTTCTTTTACAATTCCGACAGCCGTAAGAATAGAATCAAATGAAAATACAATATCTACTAAAATAATTTGAAAAATAGCTGCTGCAACAGCATTACTACCTACCTTTGGAGTTTCTTCTTCTTCGGTAAGCTCCATTTTGTCATGAATTTCTGTTGTACTTTTATACACCAAAAACAAACCACCTAAAAGCAAAATAATATCTTTCCAAGAGAGTTTTCCTCCTTCCCCTAAGTCTTTCGTTATTCCTAACATATTTATAAATGCTGTTGCATCAAAAACTGTTGCTGTGAGTCCAATAAGCCACGTAATAGCAAATAAAAGACAAATACGAACTACTAAAGCCATCGCCAAACCTATCAAACGAGTAGAGTTTTGTTTTTCTGGTGGAACTTTTCCTGCAATAATACTGATGAAAATAATATTGTCTATTCCTAAAACGATTTCTAAAAGAGCAAGAATAAAAAGGCTTGTAAGTCCTTGTGCAGTCAGTAAATACTCAAAATTCATAAAAAACAGGTAGTTTAGTTGATGTTATGCTAAAATCAAATATTTTGGCTTGATTTTGTTAATTGATTATAAATATAGTGCAAAGCTATACAGAAATCCTAAAAATAAAACCTTTGAGTTGATTTTTTACGTATAAATAGTATAACTTTGTTACACAAAATGAAAAAATAATTTAATTTAGTGATTTTATTATCTAAACCAAATATTTGATTTTCCAAAAACTCCATATTACAATTACTTGCCTTTGGCTTTCTCTCCAACTCATTTTGGGTTCGGTGGGTCTGCCTATTATTGAGCATTATTGTCAAATGAGTGGAAAAACAAACACTTCTATTATTAAGGCTAAAAAATGCTGTTGTGAAATCTCTGCACAGAATTTAGCCAAACTAAGCAAAAATACAGAAACAGAAAAAAATCATCATTCTATTCAAACAGAAAATAAAAAAGATGATTGTTGTGATACAGAAACTACTTTTGAAAAAGCAGATTTTGAAGCTATTTCTTTAGAGAAAACAACCTTTGATTTTAGTCATTTTGTGGCGACTATTACTTCTGTTTCTCAAATTTATTTCAAAAACTTTATAGGAAAGTCATTTTTTGATACTTTTCAAATCCTTCAATTTGCTGACCTTCCTCCTCCCAACTGGAAGCTAGACAAACTTTTCATTGTTTTTATTCAAGTTTTTCGATTGTAAGAATTACTTCATTATTAAATCCTAAAGGTCTTTGAAGACTCTTAGGGTTTTGGTGCGTTCTTATTTTCACAAAATCTTAATAAATTCAATAGCAATGAAAAAATATAATTTTATCGGTTGTAATCTGTCTTTAGTAGTTTTGATATTTTTATCATTTACTAATTCAGTTACTGCACAAACTGACTCTTTTATACAAGGACAAATTTCAGAAATTTCTCCTACAAACCCAGATTCTCTCTCCCCCTTACCTTTTGCCAATATCGTTTGGAAAGGAACAACAATAGGAACAACAACTGATGAGAACGGTAATTTCAAACTCAAAAAAATAGAAAAAACTGATGATTTAATTATCAGTTATACAGGCTATATATCAGATACCATTTGTACAGAAAATCAATCTTTTTTAGAAGTTACTTTGCATTCTTCTTCTTTAGCAACTGTTACGGTGGCATCTAGCATAGGCGATGTCATTGTAAATCAGAATGAAAAAATTACAAGTAGTGATTTAAAAAAAGCTGCTTGTTGTACGCTTTCAGAGAGTTTTGAAACTAATGCTTCTGTCGATGCCACTACTGCTGATGCAGTTACTGGTTCTCGTCAGATAAAAATGTTGGGACTTGATGGTGTTTATTCACAGCTTTTGGTGGAGGGAATGCCGATGATGAGAGGCTTAAATGTTCGCTCTGGGCTTCAATTTATTTCAGGAACTTGGGTTTCTGCAATTGACATCAATAAAGGTGCTGGTTCGGTTGTCAATGGTTATGAATCTATAACAGGACAAATAAATACACAGCTCATTTCACCTAGTAAAAAGAAAGAAAAAAATGAAAATCTTCTGAACCTTTATTTTAATCCAAATGGAAGGTTAGAAGCTAATCTAAATCTTATTCATCATATCAATTCTAAATGGAGTTCGGCAACGCTTGTACACGCTAGTGGTGCAATGATGGAAAATGATAGAAATAACGATGGCTTTTTAGATTTACCAAAATACAGACAAATCAATGCCTTAAATCGTTGGAAATATGAAGGTAAAAAATTCGAAACTCAATTTGGAATCCGTGTTTTAG harbors:
- a CDS encoding formate/nitrite transporter family protein, with amino-acid sequence MKETNKKIQEVLEQKENQQKQESEIHSDQAKSADEILEEEIQIGLHEHKRPPIRLFFSAFSAGLEVGFSVFLLGIFHHLFAGSVSESTLTIILALGYTIGFIFIVIGRSELFTEHTTLATLPVLNKLASVKSLGKVWGVVYAGNILGGYLFALMLMYMVQGMNLMDMKDMEEIALKLTKPSSIHIFVSAIIAGWLMGLLSWLVTASKETISRIFIVTLITAVIGIAHLHHSIVGSIEVFAGFLLSDKISFMDYLRVQGISTLGNAIGGVVFVAVLKYAHVRPNEKNEDRFSYFN
- a CDS encoding bacteriorhodopsin-like codes for the protein MDFLMLLADIIKIQKDDPVAFTFFTGYMAMFAASIFFFFERSRVSDKWKTSLLVSGLITGIAAVHYYYMRDYYAITGENPTALRYIDWTLTVPLMCVEFYLLTKAAGAKLSLLWKLIAASAFMLVTGYIGEAFTDGTMFHSVLWGTISTLGYVYILYTAWAGEVKQLADKSGDPAVIKGVRYLAWFVLVGWAIYPIGYMCMPGGPFNVWFGWESSNVDLLYNIADAINKIGFGLVVYSMAVQNTDGLKGAKA
- a CDS encoding ABC transporter ATP-binding protein, whose protein sequence is MLKTQNLTIGYPSKIILENLNLHLEKGKLTALLGINGAGKSTLLRTIAGVQKPILGTVSLSFENYNNSEKTVEKSIQKLSKKEIAKKISLVLTEQAATTRLTVKELIALGRYPHTSWSGNLDKEDQKKIDWALEAVSMNDYADIPIGELSDGLRQKTMIGRALAQEGDILLLDEPTAHLDLVNRSEIMLLLSQIATEFNKAILVSTHELDLILQIAHTLWLISSSNSDTNKLNRKGKLQNRKLLVGLAEELVLNGELSNAFIRPPLYFDREKGNFKIQNKEHKITYFIEGDAIGTYWTKLALEKRGVYAEVFNENFNNNNIENNLIIKVKKQNENTWQWMLEEKVVESLETLLEFIT
- the tnpA gene encoding IS200/IS605 family transposase — encoded protein: MPNAYTQLYVQLVFAVKGRNSLIKESFRDELQMYITGIVKQVGHKPLAIYCMPDHLHLLIGLNPNLTISDLVSEIKTSSNKFIKEKKFVKTKFEWQRGYGAFTYSKSALDNVVNYILNQPKHHRKRTFREEYILLLKKFEIDYEEKYLFEWVEDK
- a CDS encoding TerC family protein, translated to MNFEYLLTAQGLTSLFILALLEIVLGIDNIIFISIIAGKVPPEKQNSTRLIGLAMALVVRICLLFAITWLIGLTATVFDATAFINMLGITKDLGEGGKLSWKDIILLLGGLFLVYKSTTEIHDKMELTEEEETPKVGSNAVAAAIFQIILVDIVFSFDSILTAVGIVKEVSVMIVAVIISMIVMMIFAGKISDFINNNPTFKMLALSFLILIGFLLVLESLDVHVEKSYVYVAMAFACIVEVINMRVRKGTQKHRNIIPTGESVPVPYMQDVKEDEKNDKL